The DNA window GCGGACCGCCCGGCGGCATCGCGGGCGCGTACGGCGGCGGCGTGACCGGCTGCTGGTAGGGGTTCGGCTGCTGGTAAGGGTTCGGCTGAGGATGTCCGGCGTGCGGATGGCCGGCCGGCTGGTAGCCGTGCTGCTGGTGACCGGGCTGGGAGTGACCGGGCTGCCGGCCCCCCGGCTGCGGGTGCGGCTGCTGCTGGTAGCCGGGCTGCTGGTACGGGTTCTGGTTCGCGTCCTGCGGGTTCTGCTCGCCCCCGGGCGGCTGCTGTCCTGGCCACATGGCCAGTAACGATAGAGGTGCCCCGGCGCGCTGTTGACGTCCGCCCCGTGAAGGGATGGCCAAGCTTGCCTACTCGTGGGTAACATCGCACCGCATGAGCGCAGATCAGATGTCCGTCGGCGAGATGCTCGTCGCCACGGTTCCCATGGCCCGTACCCTCAACCTCGAATTCCTGGAGACCACTGCGGAGCGCGCCGTGGTCCGCCTGCCGGACCAGGCCGACTACCACAACCACGTGGGCGGCCCGCACGCCGGCGCCATGTTCACCCTCGCCGAGTCGGCGAGCGGCGCTATCGTCATCGCTGCCTTCGGTGACCAGCTGTCGCGGGCCGTGCCGCTCGCCGTCAAGGCCGAGATCGGGTACAAGAAGCTCGCCATGGGCGTGGTCACCGCCACCGCGACCCTCGGCCGCCCGGTGGCGGACGTCGTCGCGGAGCTCGACGCCGGGCAGCGCCCCGAGTTCCCCGTCGAGATCTCCATCCGGCGCGAGGACGGCGCCGTGACGGGCGAGATGACGGTCGTATGGACCCTGCGCCCCAACAGCTGACGGGGGCGTGTGACAGGTGCGACCTCCCCGACGCCGTCACCGGGTGACGAGGTCCGGGTAGGCTGCCCGCCGTGCGCCACGGGGGCGCACGGCGGTCAGCCGCACCTTCCACGACGACAGGAACCGGCGTTGCACATCACGGAGTGGCTCGAGACCATCCCCGCGGTCAGCATTTACCTCCTGGTGGGGATCGTTATCGGGCTGGAGAGTCTGGGCATTCCGCTGCCGGGCGAGATCGTTCTCGTCAGTTCGGCCCTGCTAGCCTCCCAGCACGGCGACATCAACCCGTACGTGCTCGGCGCGTGCGCCACGGCGGGCGCCATCATCGGTGACTCGATCGGCTACGCGATCGGGCGCAGGGGCGGCAGGCCACTGCTCACGAAACTGGGCCGGAAGTTCCCCAAGCACTTCAGCGAGTCCAATATCGCGATGGCGGAGCGGTCGTTCGAGAAGTGGGGCATGTGGGCGGTCTTCTTCGGCCGCTTCGTGGCGCTGCTGCGGATCTTCGCGGGACCGCTGGCGGGCGTACTGCGCATGCCGTACTGGAAGTTCCTCATCGCCAACGTTTTCGGCGGCATCCTCTGGGCGGGCGGCACCACGGCCGTCATCTACTCGGTGGGCGTGGTCGCCGAGGCGTGGCTCAAGCGCTTCTCGTGGCTGGGCCTGGTGGTCGCCGTACTGTTCGGTCTCACCTCGATGCTCGTGCTGAAGAACCGCGCGAAGAAGGCCGCCGCCGAGGCGGAGGCGCGTTCCGAGGAAGCGGAGGCGGAGGCGCAGGTGCGGCCCGACGGGCTGACGCAGGCGCAGTCCGGGACCGCGGACCGGTCGGCGAAGGCCGCCGCGTCGGACACGGGCGCCGCGTCGGAGAAGGTCTCGGCGACCACCGAATGACGGCCTCCCGCCCCGGCTAGTCCGCGTGTGCCTCGCGGTGGCCCTTGGCCAGCTCCAGGTACATCGCGGCGTTCAGCTTGATGCCCTCGCGCTCCTCGTCCGTCAGTTCCCGCCTCACCTTGGCGGGTACGCCCGCGACCAGCGA is part of the Streptomyces agglomeratus genome and encodes:
- a CDS encoding DedA family protein, giving the protein MHITEWLETIPAVSIYLLVGIVIGLESLGIPLPGEIVLVSSALLASQHGDINPYVLGACATAGAIIGDSIGYAIGRRGGRPLLTKLGRKFPKHFSESNIAMAERSFEKWGMWAVFFGRFVALLRIFAGPLAGVLRMPYWKFLIANVFGGILWAGGTTAVIYSVGVVAEAWLKRFSWLGLVVAVLFGLTSMLVLKNRAKKAAAEAEARSEEAEAEAQVRPDGLTQAQSGTADRSAKAAASDTGAASEKVSATTE
- a CDS encoding DUF4442 domain-containing protein, yielding MSVGEMLVATVPMARTLNLEFLETTAERAVVRLPDQADYHNHVGGPHAGAMFTLAESASGAIVIAAFGDQLSRAVPLAVKAEIGYKKLAMGVVTATATLGRPVADVVAELDAGQRPEFPVEISIRREDGAVTGEMTVVWTLRPNS